From the Natronogracilivirga saccharolytica genome, one window contains:
- a CDS encoding FitA-like ribbon-helix-helix domain-containing protein, with protein MTSITIRNLDKNLKARLRIQAARHDRSMEEEARSILSSSLAAESERPEHLADSIQQRFAPFGGVELPELSREKVRDPVNFDE; from the coding sequence ATGACAAGCATAACCATCCGGAATCTTGATAAAAACCTGAAAGCCCGCTTGCGGATTCAGGCTGCGCGGCATGACCGCTCTATGGAGGAGGAGGCGCGTTCCATTCTCAGTTCCTCTCTTGCCGCAGAATCCGAACGGCCAGAACACCTGGCGGATTCCATTCAGCAGCGCTTCGCACCTTTCGGGGGCGTAGAGCTTCCCGAATTATCACGTGAAAAAGTAAGGG